A single region of the Triticum dicoccoides isolate Atlit2015 ecotype Zavitan chromosome 2B, WEW_v2.0, whole genome shotgun sequence genome encodes:
- the LOC119361676 gene encoding protein NRT1/ PTR FAMILY 8.5-like has product MEAAGDEERPLLHHPHPHLYQDGNSRYTSDGTVDVDGQPAVKASTGDWRACFFVLGIQFSECLAFFAISKNLVTYLTSVLHESNIDAARNVSTWIGTTFFTPLVGAFLADTYWGRYKTLVVFLSVYALGMLVLTVSTTLPWMRQSSSNDEIHRIAVYTGLYLTALGNGGIKPCTSTFGADQFDITDPSEQLKKGSFFNWFYFSTSIGSLLSTTMIVWVQDNAGWGIGFAVPTIFMSLSFTVFIAGRRIYRYKTLGESPMTRVSQVVVAAARNHHMDLPDDCSTLHHLPSAPLEATFNVHHTTQFRFLDKAAIVPAPTVEKKGTSTSPWRLCVVSHVEEVKMLLRLCPTWASLVIFFMIMSQMSSTVIEQGMIMDNRVGPFVVPPASIASFTVVTTLVLVPIYDMVLVPLARHATGEDRGLTQSQRLGIGFAMSTLCMAYLALLERNRLAVAATGEMMNIMWQAPAYVVLGAGEVFTVIGMLELFYDRSPDGMRSLCTALSQLAVAVGNYLNSAVLGVVASTTVWISEDLDKGHLDYFFWTMAALGALNLLQFLFFSMRKLQRPCPVIKFHWIDGSKLTHGRYIYELDHLCSFQDLPNKVYY; this is encoded by the exons ATGGAAGCAGCAGGAGATGAGGAGAGGCCCTTGCTCCATCACCCACATCCTCATCTCTATCAG GATGGGAATTCAAGATACACTAGTGATGGAACAGTTGATGTTGACGGACAACCTGCTGTTAAGGCAAGCACAGGGGACTGGAGAGCCTGCTTCTTTGTCCTAG GTATCCAATTCAGCGAATGCCTGGCCTTCTTCGCTATCTCCAAGAACTTGGTCACCTACCTAACCAGCGTGCTCCACGAAAGCAACATCGACGCGGCGAGGAATGTGTCCACTTGGATTGGCACCACATTCTTCACGCCGCTTGTTGGAGCTTTCTTAGCAGACACCTATTGGGGAAGATACAAGACATTAGTGGTTTTCCTCTCGGTTTATGCTCTC GGAATGCTTGTCCTCACGGTTTCGACGACACTCCCATGGATGCGGCAATCCTCCAGCAATGATGAGATCCATCGTATCGCCGTCTACACAggactctatcttacagcccttggCAATGGTGGCATCAAGCCATGTACTTCCACTTTTGGTGCTGACCAGTTTGACATCACCGACCCGTCGGAGCAGTTAAAGAAGGGCTCCTTCTTCAATTGGTTCTACTTCTCGACCAGTATTGGTTCCCTTCTATCGACCACTATGATCGTGTGGGTGCAAGATAATGCTGGTTGGGGCATTGGCTTCGCGGTCCCGACGATCTTCATGAGCCTCAGCTTCACAGTGTTCATCGCTGGTAGGAGGATCTATAGGTACAAGACACTGGGAGAGAGTCCCATGACAAGAGTGTCTCAGGTTGTTGTTGCAGCTGCAAGGAATCACCATATGGATTTGCCAGATGATTGCTCAACCCTACATCACCTGCCTTCAGCACCATTAGAGGCTACGTTCAATGTTCACCATACCACTCAGTTCAG ATTTTTGGACAAGGCTGCCATTGTACCAGCACCAACAGTGGAGAAGAAAGGCACGTCGACAAGCCCGTGGAGGCTATGCGTAGTGTCTCATGTGGAGGAGGTGAAGATGTTGTTGCGATTGTGCCCCACATGGGCGTCCTTGGTGATATTCTTCATGATCATGTCGCAGATGTCGTCGACGGTGATTGAGCAGGGCATGATAATGGACAACCGCGTGGGGCCATTTGTTGTGCCGCCAGCCTCCATCGCCAGCTTCACCGTGGTTACCACGCTCGTGCTAGTCCCCATCTACGACATggtgctggtgcccttggcccggcACGCCACCGGTGAGGATCGAGGCCTCACGCAGTCACAGCGCCTCGGCATTGGCTTCGCGATGTCCACACTCTGCATGGCCTACTTGGCGCTGCTCGAGAGGAACCGGCTCGCGGTAGCCGCGACCGGGGAAATGATGAACATCATGTGGCAAGCACCGGCGTATGTTGTGTTGGGTGCCGGCGAGGTGTTCACGGTAATTGGCATGTTGGAGCTCTTCTATGACCGGTCACCAGACGGAATGAGGAGCCTATGCACTGCACTATCACAGCTCGCTGTCGCGGTGGGGAACTACCTCAACTCAGCTGTGCTGGGCGTTGTCGCATCCACAACGGTGTGGATTTCGGAGGACCTCGACAAAGGCCACCTAGACTACTTCTTCTGGACGATGGCGGCGCTCGGTGCCCTGAATCTGTTGCAATTTTTGTTCTTCTCCATGAG AAAACTACAAAGACCTTGTCCCGTGATTAAGTTTCATTGGATCGATGGATCAAAACTTACGCATGGAAGATATATCTATGAACTCGATCACTTGTGTAGTTTTCAGGATTTGCCCAACAAAGTATACTACTAA
- the LOC119366760 gene encoding protein NRT1/ PTR FAMILY 8.5-like, translated as MWQAPAYTILGAGEVFAAIGVIELFYDKAPESMRSLCTALAQLAVAAGNYLNSAVLGSVASATGWIPEDLNDGHLDYFFWLMAVLGALNLLQFLLCSVPAMRHTRR; from the coding sequence atgtgGCAGGCACCGGCATACACCATACTGGGCGCCGGGGAGGTGTTCGCCGCCATTGGCGTGATCGAGCTCTTCTACGACAAAGCGCCCGAGAGCATGAGGAGTCTGTGCACCGCACTCGCACAGCTCGCTGTCGCAGCGGGGAACTACCTTAACTCGGCCGTGCTGGGCTCCGTCGCGTCCGCCACGGGATGGATCCCAGAGGACCTCAACGACGGCCACCTGGACTACTTCTTCTGGCTGATGGCGGTGCTCGGCGCACTAAACCTGCTGCAGTTCTTGCTCTGCTCTGTTCCGGCCATGAGGCACACCCGTAGGTAG